GGTTAGAAATGATAGTATTGATAGAGAAAGTGTTATTtcacaaaataaatatttaataatatttttgatatgcacatattttgatatttaatattttataatattattgatatacacatattttataaaaaaataatattttaaatatgaTTTAATAGTAGAATTAGAACTACAAGTTCgattgaataataaataaataatatataaaaaatataaaaatatttttataataaaaataactgaaaataaTAGAGACTCAATAAGGCTCGAACCTTACGAGCCGAGTAATCGGAAGTTCGAACTCAACTCGGTTACAAATTTGAAAACCTCGAGCTCGAACTCGAGCTCGGCTTGATTAATTCCCAGCCGAATTGGAATTTTTTACGAGCCGAGTTCGAGTAACTCACGAACAGTTTGACTAGTTTACACGTATTCCGAACGCATTGCAAGTGATGAATATGATTAAAGTCGTCCTCTCATCGCATGTATCATGCATTCATGCCTCAATGTATTATCATGTGAACAGATTTTCAGAGGAGGTTGCTGTACTTGACAAGGGGCGGTGTGTTGATATTCGTGGCAAAATGAAAATTGGAATGTTGTCTCCTCACACCACTTATGAAACATATCTTGTCTTTAAAATATATGAGGATGCCTGCGGACTTGATTCGGCAAAGACATCCATTAGATTTGTTAATGAAAGAGAGGAGGTGCCTGATGATGAAGCTAGCATAGTTTATCCTGATCCAAGAACATCTGCACACAACATTGAGCAACGAAATGGAGAGTTTAGTCGGTGGAGGAAGGACGAATGGATGGAGATTAAGATAGCAGAGTTTGAGACTGGTGCAagagatgatgatgatgaggtgGAGACGCGATTTATGTCAACTGATACAAATGTACTCAAGGCTGGCCTTATCGTACAAGGTTTCGAGTTTAGGCCTAAACAACCCATGGCAGTTGTTTAATGAATTTATCTGTTGGCATGCTTTATTTTATCTTTAAAAACTTTCCTCATGTAATATGAATTATCTGTTATTTGAAGGATGTTAATGAATTATGTTTTATGTAAAATTTAAGGGTTTTAAGACAATTTTGTTTGTATCATGGTGTGTCCAATTTTAAGGCCCATATCATAACCGAATACACTTTCATTTATTTAGGTCATCTccaattataaatttattttataatacCTTTATATGCAATATTTCACCCTTTTAA
Above is a window of Apium graveolens cultivar Ventura unplaced genomic scaffold, ASM990537v1 ctg750, whole genome shotgun sequence DNA encoding:
- the LOC141704167 gene encoding F-box protein PP2-B15-like, yielding MVAPRQLAIVPWWWLLYDSNSRFSEEVAVLDKGRCVDIRGKMKIGMLSPHTTYETYLVFKIYEDACGLDSAKTSIRFVNEREEVPDDEASIVYPDPRTSAHNIEQRNGEFSRWRKDEWMEIKIAEFETGARDDDDEVETRFMSTDTNVLKAGLIVQGFEFRPKQPMAVV